Sequence from the Nitrospira sp. genome:
CGTTGCTCGGCGGCAAGCAGATGCGCCGCCTCTTGTGACCAAAATGCCCGCCACAATACGTTGCGCTCATGCGACGCACGCCGCCGGACAAGCGCAGACTCGATATCGTGGTGATTCAGGACCGTACCGGCATGAGGAATATGCGGTACGTAGGGGGAGAGTCCGAGGGTATCCGCGTGCACGACATCGAACTGAACGCGGCTGATCAGGCGTTGGAGCTTCTTCTCCATTTCTTTCGAACGTAGCCACCGGAACTCATAGGGCTCCCCGGTGAGCAGGCCACTGATCGCACGCCAGTAGCGGCCTCCGAAAGAGTCTGTGGGCAATGGAACCCAATCCACGCTCGCACAAAACTTCGAAAGCGCTTCCACACAATCTTGAGGCGTCACTCCGTGCGGTCTCGAGGCCGGCTGATCGAATACAAGGGCATGGACTTCATGTTCCCTGGCCGCCTCCCTCAACAAATTGTAGTTTCGCTGGAGCGGTCCACCTTTGGGAGGATACGCGAGATTGTGGCCTAACCAAAGAATTTTCATGCTAGCTCTGACACAGAGATCGATACAATCCCGCAGTCCGCTCCGCCATTATACTGGCGCTGAATTCCCGCTCGACGTGCCTTCGCCCCTGAATCCCGAGCAATTTGGCGGTGTCCGGTTTCTCGATCAATTCTGCCAGGGCCCTGGCGAGTTCATCGGCCTCACCAGCATGCACTAATTTTCCAGAAAGGTCATGCGCAATCACTTCAGGGATCCCGCCAACGTTCGTGGCCACTACCGGCCGGTTTAAAGCAAGGGCTTCCAGCAGAACCATCGGAATGCCTTCATGCAGCGAGGGCAGCACAAAGATGTCCATCAGGTTCAGACAGTCATAGGCATGGTCTTGATGGCCTGTGAAGATGGCAGCATTCTCCAGCCCCAGCCGTTTTGCGTTCGCTTCGAGGTCGCTCCGTAGAGGACCGTCTCCAACCAGGAGAAGTATCACATTGAGCTTGGATGCCCGAAGGATCTTGGTCGCTTCTAGCAATGTGGCGTGCCCCTTCACTGGAACCAGTCGCCCGGCGGTTCCGATGATCACGGCATCTTCGGCGATCTGCCAGGTCCTTCGAAGGACCTCCCTTGAAGTTGTGACTCGCACAGCCTCCAGATCAATTCCATTGTGAATGCACTGCACCCGATTCGAACCATACCTTCCGACAAGAACCTTCTCAATATCTGAAGACACCGCCACCACCCGATCCACGAGCCAGTCTGTTATGAACCGGTCGGCGGCAGTATACCCTGCCATCTTCGCATTCCTGAGACCTTTGAATGGTTCCGGCAAACCGTGCACAATCCGCACGACGTGTGGTATCCCCATGGCCTTTGCCACCAGCGTTCCGATGAACGAATCTTTATACTTATGCGTGTGAACGACATCCGGGCGGAACTTCCGGAGAGTTTTGGCGAGGCGGTAGGCAATGCCTGTCGTGCTAAACGTTTGCTCCGGAATAATGGTCAGCGACACGGGCAGTTTGCGAAGTTCTTCGGCCAACCGTCCTTCATTGAATAAAACCACCGACCATTCGAACCCCGGCACTCGAACGAGATATCTCATGAGCGAGAGCAACTGAACCTCAGCCCCGGCCCACAAGTCTCCCATGGCCACATGACACACCTTCACATGACGCTCTGGTGTAGGAGTTTCATTGATGGAATGCCGCAGCGATAGTAGAAAAACTCAGTGTCGTCTCCATGCGAGAACATTTTTACCGTCTTGCTTCCATGCATTGATCATACAGAGACTGATAATTCTGCACCATCGTCTGCAAACTAAACTGCCCCTGTGCACGGAGTTGCCCGGTTTTGCCGAATTGAAGCGCATGCCCTTTCTCCGTCAGCAGAGCTATCACTCGATCGGCCAATGCCTGACTATTTTGGGAAGGGACAAGGTACCCGGTCACGCCATCCTCTACCAATTCCGGATTCCCACCCACATCCGTGGCAATCACAGGCTTGCCGGCAACCATCGCCTCAAGTATGGCCATGGAAAGCCCTTCAGACAGCGAGGGCAACACAAAGACATCCAGCAAAGCCAGGATTTGGGGGATGTCCTGTCTCAAACCGAGGAATCGGACGTACCCATCGATACCCAATTGATGGGCTTGCTCTTTCAACTCGGCCTCAAGTTGGCCTCTCCCTGCGAAGACAAATGTCGTCTTGGGACATTTCGCCAAGATCGTTGGAATTGCCGCTATCAGATACTGGTGACCTTTGACGGGATATAAGTTCCCAACGACGCCCACAATTTGATTGCCTGTCGGCAGATCCAGTTCTTTTCTACACTGTTCGATGTCTGCCGGGGAGCACGGAGGCAGAACATTCACTCCATTGTAGACCACCTTAACATCACGCGAATCGACTCCGACCTTGTCCACAATGAAGTGTTTCAAATTTTCTGACACTGCCACCATGGTGGCTCGACGGCTGACCCACCGATAGGCTAGTCGCCGTCTGAATTTTTCCCAGAAATAGTTCTTCCCATGAACTGTTGCGACGAGCGGGATGCCTGTTAACGCAGACACGAAGCTCCCCTGCACATTGGCATCAAACTCATGGGCATGAATCACATCGACATGCTCGTCTTTTAGTAGTTTCTTGAATCGAAGGCCCCATCGCCAATCAAACATGCCGTGCGTCGGGATCACATAGGTACGCACCCCCCGACTCTCCGTATGCGCCTGAATCCAGCCAGGACGAAACAAACACAGAATGGCTCGGTAGCGCGAAGGATTGAGCGAAGCGCTCAAATTGCTGATGACCCGTTCAGCACCGCCAGGTCCACTGCTGGTGGAAAGGTACAATACAGTTTTAGGAGTTGAGGACATGGGCACAAACTCTCAGGTTCCCGCTTTACATCACTACCTGAACATGCGACACGAGCAAAGCTTGGTGCGCTAGTGGCCGGATCGCGTCAGGCTATAAGCGATCCATATCCAGTTGGCAAGTATATAGGACACGATCGGGGCCAAGATCACGAGTTGTCGTCTGGCCAACGTCCCTTTCGTGTTGATGGCGTCCCAGAGCTGACGCCATTGCGCGATGACCGTCGCAGCATATACCAGCAGCAAACAGTCCACGGCATCCCTGTAGCGAGGAGACCCGTATACCACAAAGGTCACGGCAAGCGTATAGGCAATCAACGTCACACTCACCCACCAGAACCAATCGCGCACTCCGAAAACAAGCCCTGCAACACCTACTATCAAGACTGCCCCGCTCAACAGTCCCAGCACGCTGCTGATGATCGTGGACTGTGGCGATGGCAATTTGTACAACTCTGTGAGTTCTTCTCGCTCAAATCTGGGCCAGAGAAACCACGCCATTTTATTGAATCCTAACTGGACCATCTCAACGGGGTGTTCCTGGATATGCTTGAAAGCCTCGGCTCGATGCCAGGCATCGGATTGCGGAGTACCGAACCCGCCGCCGGCAGCTTCCAATTCTGCAGGAAATGGCACCCATTTGCCCGTGGCTTCAGGATTGTTCCCTATATGCAGATTCACCCCTGATGTATAGCTCAGTGGAAGCGGCTGTCCCCACACGACCACATTTCGCCACATCCACGGGGTCAGTGTCAGCACTAACGCGAGGGCAAACCATGCAACATATCGGCCAGCGTCTCTCCACGACCGTGAAACCATATATAAATATCCGCCGAAGAGAACCGGGTAGAAAATAGCGACCTCTCGCGTCAAGAGACAAGATGCGGTAAGGAAACCCAACAGGAGAGCCTGGCGGCGGTTGGGACTATAGGGCTTCTGCGAGATCACTACGAGGGCGGAGAGCAGAAAGGTCGCGAAAAACGGTTCGCTCATCACAAAGGTGTCGGCGGCGACCCAAGACGGCAACAGACCTCTCAGCCAGAATGCCACCCTGGCTGCTCGCTCGCCGGTGATGTTCCGAACCAGAAGATATGTCAGGATGCCGTTGAGCACCCCAATCAGAGCTGTGGCAAGTTGCCCCGTGAGAAAGGTCGGGCCAGGTACCAGCGAAAACACTCCCGCTAAGTATACAAAATACAGCGGCGCACGATATCCAAACTCTCCGCCCCCCGTCACCCATGCGTCCCACGAGTGAGCAAGTTTCTGAGCTCCAGAATAGAAGGCCAGCTGATCCCCGCCAGGCGCTTCGTGTTGTCCACCCCATACGATCAACATGATCCGTATCAGGAACACGAAGATGGTGCTTACCACGAGGTTACTCACGATCATAGTTCGAACATTCCAGCCAGCTCTTGGATTCCACGCCCTTGGATTAAACTCATTTTATGATTGAAGGGATCACTGACTGGTATATGTGAAACCATTCGCGCAGGACACCTGAGTGTTTTTGAAACGTGTTACGTCACTGGCTTGAGCCTACTCCAGGAGGCCAAACGAGGAGGCGTGGGCAGGGATCCTCCGGCTACTGTCTTTTTTAGATATTGCTCGCTCGTATTTCTCAGCGCGACAACTAACCCTGTTAAGATCCAAAATGTTGGGTAGTAGAGTGTTGATATAAACGTACTGGTAACAAGAAATCCTACAAGTGCTCCAAGGACAGCATTGCCGAACCATGCTGCTTCCTCTAACTCTCTATCTTTCCGAACCGCTGTACGTGGCGACATCCCTCGCTGCGGCAGAACCAATGAATTGCAGAATCTGGCATCCTTGTAGTTCAACACCACCATCGTCACAAAGATGCTAAGCCCGATCAGGCCCAGTTCCGGCAGCAACGTGAAGTATAGCGAGTGAGCCTGTCTACCGGCTAAGGACTTGGTCTGCCAGGTCCTGCCGCCAAGATATTCGCCAATGGTCCATGGGAAGTTACCTTGTCCGACCCCGAAGACGGGATTAGCCAAAAACATCTCCCAGCCGATGC
This genomic interval carries:
- a CDS encoding glycosyltransferase family 39 protein, whose product is MIVSNLVVSTIFVFLIRIMLIVWGGQHEAPGGDQLAFYSGAQKLAHSWDAWVTGGGEFGYRAPLYFVYLAGVFSLVPGPTFLTGQLATALIGVLNGILTYLLVRNITGERAARVAFWLRGLLPSWVAADTFVMSEPFFATFLLSALVVISQKPYSPNRRQALLLGFLTASCLLTREVAIFYPVLFGGYLYMVSRSWRDAGRYVAWFALALVLTLTPWMWRNVVVWGQPLPLSYTSGVNLHIGNNPEATGKWVPFPAELEAAGGGFGTPQSDAWHRAEAFKHIQEHPVEMVQLGFNKMAWFLWPRFEREELTELYKLPSPQSTIISSVLGLLSGAVLIVGVAGLVFGVRDWFWWVSVTLIAYTLAVTFVVYGSPRYRDAVDCLLLVYAATVIAQWRQLWDAINTKGTLARRQLVILAPIVSYILANWIWIAYSLTRSGH
- a CDS encoding glycosyltransferase family 4 protein; amino-acid sequence: MSSTPKTVLYLSTSSGPGGAERVISNLSASLNPSRYRAILCLFRPGWIQAHTESRGVRTYVIPTHGMFDWRWGLRFKKLLKDEHVDVIHAHEFDANVQGSFVSALTGIPLVATVHGKNYFWEKFRRRLAYRWVSRRATMVAVSENLKHFIVDKVGVDSRDVKVVYNGVNVLPPCSPADIEQCRKELDLPTGNQIVGVVGNLYPVKGHQYLIAAIPTILAKCPKTTFVFAGRGQLEAELKEQAHQLGIDGYVRFLGLRQDIPQILALLDVFVLPSLSEGLSMAILEAMVAGKPVIATDVGGNPELVEDGVTGYLVPSQNSQALADRVIALLTEKGHALQFGKTGQLRAQGQFSLQTMVQNYQSLYDQCMEARR
- a CDS encoding glycosyltransferase, yielding MGDLWAGAEVQLLSLMRYLVRVPGFEWSVVLFNEGRLAEELRKLPVSLTIIPEQTFSTTGIAYRLAKTLRKFRPDVVHTHKYKDSFIGTLVAKAMGIPHVVRIVHGLPEPFKGLRNAKMAGYTAADRFITDWLVDRVVAVSSDIEKVLVGRYGSNRVQCIHNGIDLEAVRVTTSREVLRRTWQIAEDAVIIGTAGRLVPVKGHATLLEATKILRASKLNVILLLVGDGPLRSDLEANAKRLGLENAAIFTGHQDHAYDCLNLMDIFVLPSLHEGIPMVLLEALALNRPVVATNVGGIPEVIAHDLSGKLVHAGEADELARALAELIEKPDTAKLLGIQGRRHVEREFSASIMAERTAGLYRSLCQS